The proteins below come from a single Cololabis saira isolate AMF1-May2022 chromosome 2, fColSai1.1, whole genome shotgun sequence genomic window:
- the LOC133460620 gene encoding protocadherin-9 isoform X5, with amino-acid sequence MDLKDYYLLGTILTCIWLDPSIAQELIYPIREELQENVLIGNIPKDLNISHTNAATGASANLVYRLVSKAGDNPLVRVLSSTGEIFTTSNRIDREKLCPGPSFDDSECSFEIEVVILPNDYFRLIKIKIIVKDTNDNAPMFPSPVINISIPENTLINSRFAIPSATDPDTGPNSVHKYELINGQSAFGLDIVETPEGEKWPQLIVQQNLDREQKDTYVMKIKVEDGGSPQKSSTAILQVTVTDVNDNKPVFKESQIEVHIPENSPIGTSVVQLQATDADIGANAEIHYVFGTQVSPATKRLFALNTTSGLITVQRPLDREETAIHKLSVLASDGSSSPARATVTINVTDVNDNPPNIDLRYIISPINGTVFLSEKDPINTKIALITVSDKDTDINGKVICFIEKDVPFHLKAVYDNQYLLETSALLDYEGTKEYNFKIVASDSGKPSLNQTALVRVRLEDENDNPPIFTQPVIELAVMENNKRDLFLTTLSATDEDSGKNAEIVYQLGPNASFFDLDRKTGVLTASRVFDREDQDRFLFTVTARDNGTPPLQTQAAVIVTVLDENDNNPKFTHNHFQFFVSENLPKYSTVGVITVTDSDAGENAAVSLSILNDNENFILDPYSGVIKSNVSFDREQQSSYTFDVRAVDSGRPPCSSAAKVTINVIDVNDNTPIVIYPPSNTSFKLVPLSSIPGSVVAEVFAVDGDTGMNAELKYTIVSGNNKGLFRIDPVTGNITLEEKPAVTDIGLHRLVVNISDLGYPKSLHTLVLVFLYVNDTVGNSTLIYDLIRRTMETPIDRNIGESSETYQSGDYLTIMIAFVTGALVVIIVIFVTVLLRCRHASRFKAAQRKKQGAEWMSPNTESKQNKKKKRKKRKSPKSSLLNFVTIEGNKPDDPAHEPINGTISLPTELEEQGIGRFDWNATPTTTFKPSSPDLARHYKSASPQSAFHLKADTPVSVKKHHVIQELPLDNTFVGGCDTLSKRSSTSSDHFSASECSSQGGFKTKGPMHTRQQIGT; translated from the exons ATGGATCTAAAAGACTATTACCTGTTGGGCACCATACTCACTTGTATATGGTTAGATCCCTCCATAGCACAAGAACTAATCTACCCTATCAGGGAGGAGTTGCAAGAAAATGTTCTCATTGGGAATATACCAAAGGACCTAAACATTTCCCATACAAATGCTGCCACTGGAGCAAGTGCTAATCTTGTCTACCGGCTCGTCTCTAAAGCAGGAGATAACCCACTGGTCCGTGTTCTGAGCAGCACTGGAGAGATATTCACAACATCAAATCGCATAGACAGAGAGAAGTTGTGCCCCGGACCCTCATTTGATGACAGCGAGTGCTCCTTTGAAATTGAAGTGGTCATCCTGCCTAATGATTATTTCAGGCTAATTAAGATCAAGATAATTGTCAAAGACACAAATGATAATGCCCCCATGTTCCCATCCCCCGTGATCAACATCTCCATCCCAGAGAACACCCTCATTAACAGCCGCTTCGCTATTCCTTCTGCTACTGACCCAGACACTGGCCCCAACAGTGTGCACAAATATGAGCTGATCAACGGGCAAAGTGCATTCGGCTTAGACATAGTAGAAACGCCTGAAGGGGAGAAGTGGCCCCAGCTCATTGTGCAGCAAAATCTGGACAGAGAGCAGAAGGATACATATGTGATGAAGATTAAAGTAGAGGATGGTGGGAGCCCACAGAAATCCAGCACTGCCATTCTTCAGGTTACTGTGACAGATGTCAATGATAATAAGCCTGTGTTTAAAGAGAGCCAGATTGAGGTGCACATACCAGAGAACTCCCCTATTGGCACTTCTGTAGTGCAGCTCCAGGCCACTGATGCAGACATAGGAGCAAATGCAGAGATACATTATGTATTTGGGACACAGGTCTCTCCTGCTACAAAAAGACTATTTGCATTAAATACAACATCTGGGCTTATTACAGTGCAGAGACCTCTGGACAGGGAAGAAACTGCTATTCATAAGCTCTCTGTATTAGCCAGTGATGGGAGCTCAAGTCCAGCCAGAGCTACTGTAACCATAAATGTAACAGATGTAAATGACAATCCACCGAATATAGACCTGAGATACATAATCAGTCCCATTAATGGCACTGTTTTCCTCTCAGAAAAGGACCCCATCAATACCAAGATAGCCCTCATCACAGTATCAGACAAAGACACTGACATCAACGGCAAGGTCATTTGTTTCATAGAGAAGGATGTGCCCTTCCATCTCAAAGCTGTCTATGACAACCAGTATCTGTTAGAGACATCTGCACTGCTTGACTATGAAGGGACGAAGGAATACAACTTTAAAATTGTGGCTTCGGACTCTGGAAAGCCAAGCTTGAATCAGACTGCCTTGGTACGAGTTAGACTGGAGGATGAGAACGACAACCCGCCTATTTTTACTCAGCCAGTCATTGAGCTGGCCGTCATGGAAAACAACAAACGCGACCTTTTCCTCACCACTCTCAGCGCCACTGATGAGGACAGCGGGAAGAACGCAGAGATTGTGTATCAGCTGGGGCCGAATGCATCATTTTTTGATCTCGACCGTAAAACAGGGGTCCTGACTGCTTCAAGGGTTTTCGATAGGGAGGATCAGGATAGGTTCCTCTTCACTGTAACAGCAAGAGATAACGGGACACCCCCTTTGCAAACACAGGCAGCTGTTATTGTAACTGTGCTGGATGAAAATGATAACAATCCTAAGTTCACACACAACCACTTTCAGTTCTTTGTGTCTGAAAATCTTCCTAAATACAGCACTGTTGGGGTAATAACTGTGACAGATTCTGATGCTGGAGAAAATGCTGCTGTGTCTCTCTCTATACTGAATGACAATGAGAACTTTATATTGGATCCGTACTCTGGGGTGATAAAATCTAATGTGTCATTTGACAGGGAGCAACAGAGCTCCTACACTTTTGATGTTAGGGCTGTGGACAGCGGCAGACCTCCTTGCTCTTCAGCCGCCAAGGTGACCATTAACGTCATCGATGTGAACGACAACACCCCTATCGTCATTTATCCCCCCTCCAACACATCTTTCAAGCTTGTCCCTCTCTCATCTATCCCGGGATCTGTGGTAGCGGAGGTTTTTGCTGTTGATGGGGATACAGGGATGAATGCAGAACTGAAGTACACTATCGTGAGCGGGAACAACAAGGGTCTGTTCAGAATTGACCCAGTCACAGGAAATATTACACTGGAGGAAAAACCTGCAGTAACTGACATAGGCTTACACAGATTAGTGGTCAATATCAGTGACCTGGGATACCCCAAATCCCTCCATACCCTGGTGCTAGTGTTTCTGTATGTCAATGACACTGTGGGCAACTCAACACTCATTTATGATCTCATCCGACGCACCATGGAGACTCCAATCGACCGAAACATTGGGGAAAGCAGTGAAACTTATCAGAGTGGTGACTATTTAACTATCATGATAGCCTTTGTTACTGGGGCCTTAGTGGTGATCATCGTCATCTTTGTGACTGTGCTGCTGCGCTGTCGCCACGCTTCCAGGTTTAAAGCTGCACAGAGAAAAAAACAGGGGGCTGAGTGGATGTCACCAAACACGGAAAGCAAGcagaacaagaagaaaaaacgtAAGAAAAGGAAGTCCCCCAAAAGCTCTTTGCTCAATTTTGTGACCATAGAGGGGAACAAACCCGACGATCCCGCTCACGAGCCAATCAACGGAACCATCAGCCTCCCTACAGAGCTGGAGGAGCAAGGGATTGGACGCTTTGATTGGAATGCCACACCGACCACGACCTTCAAACCTAGTAGCCCAGATCTGGCTCGGCACTACAAGTCCGCTTCGCCACAATCGGCTTTCCACCTCAAGGCCGACACGCCGGTGTCAGTGAAGAAGCATCATGTGATTCAGGAACTCCCCTTGGATAACACATTTGTTGGGGGCTGTGACACCCTTTCCAAGAGATCCTCCACAAGCTCCGACCACTTCAGTGCCTCAGAGTGCAGTTCCCAAGGAGGGTTCAAGACGAAGGGGCCCATGCACACCAGACAGCAG ATCGGCACCTGA
- the LOC133460620 gene encoding protocadherin-9 isoform X4 — MDLKDYYLLGTILTCIWLDPSIAQELIYPIREELQENVLIGNIPKDLNISHTNAATGASANLVYRLVSKAGDNPLVRVLSSTGEIFTTSNRIDREKLCPGPSFDDSECSFEIEVVILPNDYFRLIKIKIIVKDTNDNAPMFPSPVINISIPENTLINSRFAIPSATDPDTGPNSVHKYELINGQSAFGLDIVETPEGEKWPQLIVQQNLDREQKDTYVMKIKVEDGGSPQKSSTAILQVTVTDVNDNKPVFKESQIEVHIPENSPIGTSVVQLQATDADIGANAEIHYVFGTQVSPATKRLFALNTTSGLITVQRPLDREETAIHKLSVLASDGSSSPARATVTINVTDVNDNPPNIDLRYIISPINGTVFLSEKDPINTKIALITVSDKDTDINGKVICFIEKDVPFHLKAVYDNQYLLETSALLDYEGTKEYNFKIVASDSGKPSLNQTALVRVRLEDENDNPPIFTQPVIELAVMENNKRDLFLTTLSATDEDSGKNAEIVYQLGPNASFFDLDRKTGVLTASRVFDREDQDRFLFTVTARDNGTPPLQTQAAVIVTVLDENDNNPKFTHNHFQFFVSENLPKYSTVGVITVTDSDAGENAAVSLSILNDNENFILDPYSGVIKSNVSFDREQQSSYTFDVRAVDSGRPPCSSAAKVTINVIDVNDNTPIVIYPPSNTSFKLVPLSSIPGSVVAEVFAVDGDTGMNAELKYTIVSGNNKGLFRIDPVTGNITLEEKPAVTDIGLHRLVVNISDLGYPKSLHTLVLVFLYVNDTVGNSTLIYDLIRRTMETPIDRNIGESSETYQSGDYLTIMIAFVTGALVVIIVIFVTVLLRCRHASRFKAAQRKKQGAEWMSPNTESKQNKKKKRKKRKSPKSSLLNFVTIEGNKPDDPAHEPINGTISLPTELEEQGIGRFDWNATPTTTFKPSSPDLARHYKSASPQSAFHLKADTPVSVKKHHVIQELPLDNTFVGGCDTLSKRSSTSSDHFSASECSSQGGFKTKGPMHTRQQQIGT; from the exons ATGGATCTAAAAGACTATTACCTGTTGGGCACCATACTCACTTGTATATGGTTAGATCCCTCCATAGCACAAGAACTAATCTACCCTATCAGGGAGGAGTTGCAAGAAAATGTTCTCATTGGGAATATACCAAAGGACCTAAACATTTCCCATACAAATGCTGCCACTGGAGCAAGTGCTAATCTTGTCTACCGGCTCGTCTCTAAAGCAGGAGATAACCCACTGGTCCGTGTTCTGAGCAGCACTGGAGAGATATTCACAACATCAAATCGCATAGACAGAGAGAAGTTGTGCCCCGGACCCTCATTTGATGACAGCGAGTGCTCCTTTGAAATTGAAGTGGTCATCCTGCCTAATGATTATTTCAGGCTAATTAAGATCAAGATAATTGTCAAAGACACAAATGATAATGCCCCCATGTTCCCATCCCCCGTGATCAACATCTCCATCCCAGAGAACACCCTCATTAACAGCCGCTTCGCTATTCCTTCTGCTACTGACCCAGACACTGGCCCCAACAGTGTGCACAAATATGAGCTGATCAACGGGCAAAGTGCATTCGGCTTAGACATAGTAGAAACGCCTGAAGGGGAGAAGTGGCCCCAGCTCATTGTGCAGCAAAATCTGGACAGAGAGCAGAAGGATACATATGTGATGAAGATTAAAGTAGAGGATGGTGGGAGCCCACAGAAATCCAGCACTGCCATTCTTCAGGTTACTGTGACAGATGTCAATGATAATAAGCCTGTGTTTAAAGAGAGCCAGATTGAGGTGCACATACCAGAGAACTCCCCTATTGGCACTTCTGTAGTGCAGCTCCAGGCCACTGATGCAGACATAGGAGCAAATGCAGAGATACATTATGTATTTGGGACACAGGTCTCTCCTGCTACAAAAAGACTATTTGCATTAAATACAACATCTGGGCTTATTACAGTGCAGAGACCTCTGGACAGGGAAGAAACTGCTATTCATAAGCTCTCTGTATTAGCCAGTGATGGGAGCTCAAGTCCAGCCAGAGCTACTGTAACCATAAATGTAACAGATGTAAATGACAATCCACCGAATATAGACCTGAGATACATAATCAGTCCCATTAATGGCACTGTTTTCCTCTCAGAAAAGGACCCCATCAATACCAAGATAGCCCTCATCACAGTATCAGACAAAGACACTGACATCAACGGCAAGGTCATTTGTTTCATAGAGAAGGATGTGCCCTTCCATCTCAAAGCTGTCTATGACAACCAGTATCTGTTAGAGACATCTGCACTGCTTGACTATGAAGGGACGAAGGAATACAACTTTAAAATTGTGGCTTCGGACTCTGGAAAGCCAAGCTTGAATCAGACTGCCTTGGTACGAGTTAGACTGGAGGATGAGAACGACAACCCGCCTATTTTTACTCAGCCAGTCATTGAGCTGGCCGTCATGGAAAACAACAAACGCGACCTTTTCCTCACCACTCTCAGCGCCACTGATGAGGACAGCGGGAAGAACGCAGAGATTGTGTATCAGCTGGGGCCGAATGCATCATTTTTTGATCTCGACCGTAAAACAGGGGTCCTGACTGCTTCAAGGGTTTTCGATAGGGAGGATCAGGATAGGTTCCTCTTCACTGTAACAGCAAGAGATAACGGGACACCCCCTTTGCAAACACAGGCAGCTGTTATTGTAACTGTGCTGGATGAAAATGATAACAATCCTAAGTTCACACACAACCACTTTCAGTTCTTTGTGTCTGAAAATCTTCCTAAATACAGCACTGTTGGGGTAATAACTGTGACAGATTCTGATGCTGGAGAAAATGCTGCTGTGTCTCTCTCTATACTGAATGACAATGAGAACTTTATATTGGATCCGTACTCTGGGGTGATAAAATCTAATGTGTCATTTGACAGGGAGCAACAGAGCTCCTACACTTTTGATGTTAGGGCTGTGGACAGCGGCAGACCTCCTTGCTCTTCAGCCGCCAAGGTGACCATTAACGTCATCGATGTGAACGACAACACCCCTATCGTCATTTATCCCCCCTCCAACACATCTTTCAAGCTTGTCCCTCTCTCATCTATCCCGGGATCTGTGGTAGCGGAGGTTTTTGCTGTTGATGGGGATACAGGGATGAATGCAGAACTGAAGTACACTATCGTGAGCGGGAACAACAAGGGTCTGTTCAGAATTGACCCAGTCACAGGAAATATTACACTGGAGGAAAAACCTGCAGTAACTGACATAGGCTTACACAGATTAGTGGTCAATATCAGTGACCTGGGATACCCCAAATCCCTCCATACCCTGGTGCTAGTGTTTCTGTATGTCAATGACACTGTGGGCAACTCAACACTCATTTATGATCTCATCCGACGCACCATGGAGACTCCAATCGACCGAAACATTGGGGAAAGCAGTGAAACTTATCAGAGTGGTGACTATTTAACTATCATGATAGCCTTTGTTACTGGGGCCTTAGTGGTGATCATCGTCATCTTTGTGACTGTGCTGCTGCGCTGTCGCCACGCTTCCAGGTTTAAAGCTGCACAGAGAAAAAAACAGGGGGCTGAGTGGATGTCACCAAACACGGAAAGCAAGcagaacaagaagaaaaaacgtAAGAAAAGGAAGTCCCCCAAAAGCTCTTTGCTCAATTTTGTGACCATAGAGGGGAACAAACCCGACGATCCCGCTCACGAGCCAATCAACGGAACCATCAGCCTCCCTACAGAGCTGGAGGAGCAAGGGATTGGACGCTTTGATTGGAATGCCACACCGACCACGACCTTCAAACCTAGTAGCCCAGATCTGGCTCGGCACTACAAGTCCGCTTCGCCACAATCGGCTTTCCACCTCAAGGCCGACACGCCGGTGTCAGTGAAGAAGCATCATGTGATTCAGGAACTCCCCTTGGATAACACATTTGTTGGGGGCTGTGACACCCTTTCCAAGAGATCCTCCACAAGCTCCGACCACTTCAGTGCCTCAGAGTGCAGTTCCCAAGGAGGGTTCAAGACGAAGGGGCCCATGCACACCAGACAGCAG CAGATCGGCACCTGA